Proteins encoded by one window of Pseudomonas sp. PSKL.D1:
- the xdhB gene encoding xanthine dehydrogenase molybdopterin binding subunit: protein MSNHHAVKSQAEMAELFSQDLTTGVGRSVKHDSADKHVAGEAVYIDDRLEFPNQLHVYARTADRAHARIVRIDTTPCYTFEGVRIAITHEDIPGLKDIGPVVAGDPLLAIDKVEFFGQPVLAVAARDLETARRAAMAAIVEYEDLEPVLDVVDALRKKHFVLDSHTHQRGDSATALASAPHRLQGTLHIGGQEHFYLETQISSVMPTEDGGMIVFCSTQNPTEVQKLVAEVLDVPMNKVVLDMRRMGGGFGGKETQAASPACLCAVVARLTGQPTKMRLPRVEDMMMTGKRHPFYVEYDVGFDDDGRLHGINLDLAGNCGYSPDLSGSIVDRAMFHSDNAYYLGDATVHGHRCKTNTASNTAYRGFGGPQGMVAIEQVMDHIARHLGRDPLAVRKANYYGKTERNVTHYYQTVEHNMLEEMTAELEASSDYAERRESIRRFNANSPVLKKGLALTPVKFGISFTATFLNQAGALIHIYTDGSIHLNHGGTEMGQGLNTKVAQVVAQIFQVDFSRIQITATNTDKVPNTSPTAASSGADLNGKAAQNAAEILKKRLTEFAARHYQVTEEDVEFRNGHVRVRDQIVSFEQLVQQAYFAQVSLSSTGFYRTPKIFYDRSQARGRPFYYFAFGAACVEVIVDTLTGEYKMLRADILHDVGDSLNPAIDIGQVEGGFIQGMGWLTTEELVWNAKGKLMTNGPASYKIPAVADMPLDLRVKLVENRKNPEDTVFHSKAVGEPPFMLGIAAWCALKDAVASIADYRVQPDIDAPATPERVLWGCEQMRKAVAAAVPADAELETVPH, encoded by the coding sequence ATGTCTAACCATCACGCCGTCAAGAGCCAGGCCGAGATGGCCGAACTGTTCAGCCAGGACCTGACCACCGGGGTTGGCCGCAGCGTCAAGCACGACAGCGCCGACAAGCACGTGGCCGGCGAAGCGGTTTATATCGATGACCGCCTGGAATTCCCCAACCAGTTGCATGTGTATGCACGCACCGCCGACCGTGCCCATGCGCGCATCGTGCGCATCGACACCACGCCGTGCTACACCTTCGAGGGTGTGCGCATCGCCATCACCCATGAAGACATCCCGGGCCTGAAGGACATCGGCCCGGTGGTGGCCGGTGACCCGCTGCTGGCCATCGACAAGGTCGAGTTCTTCGGCCAGCCGGTACTCGCCGTGGCCGCCCGCGACCTGGAAACCGCACGCCGCGCCGCCATGGCCGCCATCGTCGAATATGAAGACCTTGAGCCGGTGCTGGACGTAGTCGACGCCTTGCGCAAGAAGCATTTCGTGCTCGACAGCCACACCCACCAGCGCGGTGATTCGGCCACCGCGCTGGCCAGCGCCCCGCACCGCCTGCAGGGCACCCTGCACATCGGTGGCCAGGAACACTTCTACCTGGAAACCCAGATTTCGTCGGTGATGCCCACCGAAGACGGCGGCATGATCGTGTTCTGCTCCACCCAAAACCCCACCGAAGTGCAAAAGCTGGTCGCCGAAGTGCTCGACGTACCGATGAACAAGGTGGTGCTCGACATGCGCCGCATGGGCGGCGGTTTTGGCGGTAAGGAAACCCAGGCCGCCAGCCCTGCCTGCCTGTGCGCGGTGGTTGCCCGCCTGACCGGCCAGCCGACCAAGATGCGCCTGCCGCGCGTCGAAGACATGATGATGACCGGCAAGCGCCACCCGTTCTACGTCGAGTACGACGTAGGCTTCGATGACGACGGCCGCCTGCACGGCATCAACCTCGACCTGGCCGGCAACTGCGGCTACTCGCCCGACCTGTCCGGCTCGATCGTCGACCGCGCCATGTTCCACTCCGACAACGCCTACTACCTGGGCGATGCCACCGTGCACGGCCACCGCTGCAAGACCAACACCGCTTCCAACACTGCCTACCGTGGCTTTGGCGGCCCGCAGGGCATGGTCGCCATCGAGCAGGTGATGGATCACATCGCCCGACACCTGGGCCGTGACCCGCTGGCGGTGCGCAAGGCCAACTATTACGGCAAAACCGAGCGCAACGTCACCCACTACTACCAGACCGTCGAGCACAACATGCTCGAAGAAATGACCGCCGAACTCGAAGCCAGCAGCGACTACGCCGAGCGCCGCGAGTCGATCCGCCGCTTCAACGCCAATAGCCCGGTACTGAAAAAGGGCCTGGCGCTGACCCCGGTGAAGTTCGGCATCTCATTCACCGCCACCTTCCTCAACCAGGCCGGTGCGCTGATCCACATCTACACCGACGGCAGCATCCACCTGAACCACGGCGGCACCGAGATGGGCCAGGGCCTCAACACCAAGGTGGCACAGGTGGTGGCGCAAATCTTCCAGGTGGATTTCAGCCGCATCCAGATCACCGCCACCAACACCGACAAGGTGCCCAACACCTCGCCGACCGCTGCCTCCAGCGGTGCCGACCTGAACGGCAAGGCCGCGCAGAACGCGGCTGAAATCCTCAAGAAGCGCCTCACCGAGTTCGCAGCACGGCATTACCAGGTGACTGAAGAAGATGTGGAATTCCGCAACGGCCATGTGCGCGTGCGCGACCAGATCGTCAGCTTCGAGCAACTGGTGCAACAGGCGTATTTCGCCCAGGTGTCGCTGTCGAGCACCGGCTTCTACCGCACGCCGAAGATTTTCTACGACCGCAGCCAGGCACGAGGCCGGCCTTTCTACTACTTCGCCTTCGGCGCGGCCTGCGTGGAAGTGATCGTCGACACGCTCACCGGCGAGTACAAAATGCTGCGCGCCGACATCCTGCACGACGTGGGCGACTCGCTTAACCCGGCCATCGACATTGGCCAGGTAGAAGGTGGCTTCATCCAGGGCATGGGTTGGCTGACCACCGAAGAGCTGGTGTGGAACGCCAAGGGCAAGCTTATGACCAACGGCCCGGCCAGCTACAAGATACCGGCAGTGGCCGACATGCCGCTGGACCTGCGGGTGAAGCTGGTGGAAAACCGCAAGAACCCGGAAGACACCGTGTTCCACTCCAAGGCCGTGGGCGAGCCGCCGTTCATGCTCGGCATTGCCGCTTGGTGTGCGCTCAAGGATGCCGTGGCGAGTATTGCCGATTACCGCGTGCAGCCCGACATCGACGCCCCGGCCACCCCGGAGCGGGTGTTGTGGGGCTGTGAGCAGATGCGCAAGGCGGTGGCTGCGGCAGTGCCTGCCGATGCTGAACTGGAAACCGTGCCCCACTGA
- the xdhA gene encoding xanthine dehydrogenase small subunit, giving the protein MIQFLVNQELRSEHALDPNMTVLQYLREHLGKPGTKEGCASGDCGACTVVVGELTQGEHGEDSLRYRSLNSCLTFVSSLHGKQLISVEGLKHQGQLHSVQQAMADCHGSQCGFCTPGFVMSLFALQKNSQGHDLHQAQEALAGNLCRCTGYRPILDAAEQSCRQPCRDQFDAQQAQTIARLKAIAPTQTGELNSGDKRCLVPLTVADLADLYSSHPEARLLAGGTDLALEVTQFHKTLPVMIYVGHVAELKRIDKTASHLEIGAATPLTDCYGALNEEYPDFGDLLHRFASLQIRNQGTLGGNIGNASPIGDSPPLLIALDAQIVLRQGERQRTMPLEDYFIDYRITARQDSEFIEKIIVPRASNDWAFRAYKVSKRLDDDISAVCGAFNLSIENGVVSGVRIAFGGMAAIPKRARACEAALRGKPWNQANLERACQALAEDFTPLSDFRASKEYRLLTAQNLLRKYFIELQTPHIETRVTDYV; this is encoded by the coding sequence GTGATCCAGTTTCTCGTCAACCAGGAGCTGCGTAGTGAGCACGCCCTGGACCCGAACATGACGGTGCTGCAGTACCTGCGCGAGCACCTGGGCAAACCCGGCACCAAAGAAGGCTGCGCCAGCGGCGACTGCGGCGCCTGCACCGTGGTGGTCGGCGAGCTGACCCAAGGCGAACACGGCGAAGACAGCCTGCGTTACCGCAGCCTCAACTCGTGCCTGACATTCGTCTCGTCCCTGCACGGCAAGCAACTGATCAGCGTCGAAGGCCTCAAGCACCAAGGCCAACTGCACAGCGTGCAACAGGCCATGGCTGACTGCCATGGTTCGCAGTGCGGTTTTTGCACCCCAGGTTTTGTCATGTCGCTGTTCGCGCTGCAAAAGAACAGCCAGGGCCATGACCTGCACCAGGCCCAGGAAGCGCTGGCCGGCAACCTGTGCCGCTGCACCGGCTACAGGCCAATCCTCGATGCCGCCGAACAGAGCTGCCGCCAGCCCTGCCGCGACCAGTTCGATGCCCAGCAGGCGCAAACCATCGCCCGCCTCAAAGCCATCGCACCCACCCAGACCGGCGAACTCAACAGCGGCGACAAACGCTGCCTGGTGCCACTGACCGTGGCCGACCTGGCCGATCTGTACAGCTCGCACCCCGAAGCCCGCCTGCTGGCCGGCGGTACCGACCTGGCACTGGAAGTCACGCAGTTTCATAAAACGCTGCCGGTGATGATCTACGTGGGCCATGTGGCCGAGCTCAAGCGCATCGACAAGACCGCCAGCCACCTGGAAATCGGTGCCGCCACCCCGCTCACCGACTGCTACGGCGCGCTTAACGAGGAATACCCGGACTTCGGCGACCTGCTGCACCGCTTTGCCTCGCTGCAGATCCGCAACCAGGGCACCCTGGGCGGCAACATCGGCAACGCCTCGCCAATTGGCGACTCGCCACCCCTGCTGATCGCGCTGGACGCGCAGATCGTCCTGCGCCAGGGCGAGCGCCAGCGCACGATGCCGCTGGAAGACTACTTCATCGACTACCGCATCACTGCCCGCCAGGACAGCGAATTCATCGAGAAGATCATCGTGCCGCGAGCCAGCAACGACTGGGCGTTCCGCGCCTACAAAGTGTCCAAGCGCCTGGATGACGACATTTCGGCGGTGTGCGGTGCCTTCAACCTGAGCATTGAAAACGGCGTGGTCAGCGGTGTGCGCATCGCCTTCGGCGGCATGGCGGCCATCCCCAAACGCGCCCGCGCCTGCGAAGCCGCGCTGCGCGGCAAGCCCTGGAACCAGGCCAACCTGGAGCGCGCCTGCCAGGCCCTGGCCGAAGACTTCACCCCGCTCAGCGACTTCCGCGCCAGCAAGGAATACCGCCTGCTGACCGCACAGAACCTGCTGCGCAAATACTTCATCGAACTGCAAACGCCGCACATCGAAACCCGGGTGACCGACTATGTCTAA
- a CDS encoding GntR family transcriptional regulator, translating into MTFKAPDSLSEQIADYLAERIIRGELAPGERIQEQKVTQALNVSRGSVREALLILERRHLIAILPRRGAHVTELDEHSVRSLCALMGEFYILLGNAVAQKWRLEIDLRPFLDIQQRLRHASDGQDIKAFVGESFAVMRAAYPFADNPYLQETVENLQPAMSRAYYLALDQRQANMSDYLELFARLLDAVVARDLPRIREVLTAYCQRSCELVLAALARA; encoded by the coding sequence ATGACGTTCAAGGCGCCGGACAGCCTCTCCGAGCAGATTGCCGACTATCTGGCAGAGCGCATCATCCGCGGCGAACTTGCGCCGGGCGAGCGCATTCAGGAGCAGAAGGTCACCCAGGCGCTGAATGTAAGCCGCGGCTCGGTGCGCGAGGCGCTGCTGATTCTCGAACGTCGCCACCTGATCGCGATCCTGCCGCGACGTGGCGCCCATGTCACCGAACTGGACGAGCACAGCGTACGCAGCCTGTGCGCCCTGATGGGGGAGTTCTACATCCTGCTGGGCAACGCGGTTGCGCAAAAATGGCGCCTCGAAATCGACCTGCGCCCGTTTCTGGACATCCAGCAGCGCCTGCGCCATGCCAGTGATGGCCAGGACATCAAGGCGTTCGTCGGCGAAAGCTTTGCCGTGATGCGTGCTGCCTACCCGTTCGCCGACAACCCGTACCTGCAGGAAACCGTGGAAAACCTGCAGCCGGCCATGAGCCGCGCCTATTACCTGGCCCTGGACCAGCGCCAGGCCAACATGAGCGACTACCTCGAACTGTTCGCCCGCCTGCTCGACGCTGTGGTCGCCCGCGACCTGCCGCGCATCCGCGAGGTGCTCACCGCCTACTGCCAGCGCAGCTGCGAACTGGTACTGGCGGCGCTGGCCAGGGCCTGA